The genomic segment AAGCCGTGAATTCTTGAACCCttttaattttgtaagttttttgCATTTCATTTAGTAGCTTCtcatctttcttttcttttcttttccccTGTTTTAAAAACAGTGTGGAAGGTGAATATGATGAAGATATTCTCCAGCCATCATGTGCAGTTAATTTTGGCATAGCAGAAGAGAACAGCTGTTCTTCAGGTTTTTTTTACAAATAACAAGCTAGCTCCACTGAGGAAGAAGGCAAATAAAGAGAATTAAAGTAAAAGCGGGTTcatccaaatatatatatgtctataGATAATACTTGTGCTAGGTTATATTAAGGTTTTTGAAGTCCTTGTCATCTTCTTAATATAATCTACATTACAGAACAGATTATGGATTCCGAGTATATATACCAATACACATTCAAATGATGATAATTTTTTGTTAGAATGAAATTTCATTTACAACGAAGCATTCTAATAATCTATCACTGCTcaaatgggatttttttttttcagcttCTCAAACATTTTTTCTTGCAAAAAAATTGCAGTTCCTTGGTCAATTCCCTTCGTGAGAAACAAATTGTTTCTACTTTCTAGTCAATATTTCCTCGACTGTACAAAATAAAGAACCGCTTACTACCTGCAAGGCGAGTAAAGCTAATGAGAGACATTCATATTTAAGTGCATGAATTCAATGCTTACTAAAAGTAGCTGCATAAATCACCAGATACCCTTTTAAAGGCAAACCAAACAGTTTTAATCTCTGGTATAATCTAAAAGATCAGATTATGGAACAGTAATCTAAACATTGTCCATTTGGGTGTTTAGTTTGGTTCTTTTGATGATTCTCTATCCTCATTTCTACCAAAATAAGAAAAGAATTGACCATGCTATTTATTTTCTAATTTGATGACCAACTGGGAATCAAGACTAACCTGCAATGTTAGAACTGTGTCAGTGGAGTGTTTGTCATTTGTACGGTGGTCAGCCTCAGCATGCTACAATACACTATTTAGGCACTGCAGAAACGAAGATAAACTATTTTAGGATGActtaaagaaaatatatatagaaTGCCAAATGGTGCAGAAACAGTAACACTAAAAAACCACCTTTGCGCGGCAAATCTTTGTAATGGCCTCCACGTGGAAGTTCTGTAGTTCTTCAAGAGTTGTCACGTCCAGACCAGCAATATCTTCACCCTGGACATCAAGTTTATGATCGAATTAGTAACTATATTACGTTCATAAAAGAACTTAAGATAAAGAACTACATTGTAAAACATTTGTTCTACTAACTTTATTTAAATGAAGAACACCAAAATTCAAATATCCTATATGCCACCACCAATTTCAGCAACTCCATGCGTGCACTTTGCATGTTTTCATCTTAAAGTGCAAAAGTGAGAATAAACCCAGATATACCAAACTTATGGATAAACTGTAAGATATTTCAAACATATTAAAGAGGCTCGGGAAAATTACAGCATCTAAACAATAAAAGAACAGAATATAAAAATTAAACTACTTTGTAAAACCAGTTTCCTACTAATATTATATGTGCACTGACAGATTATTGGTCTTTTCCTTTTGTTTTGGTTATTAAGTCACGGTCACAAAAAGACTACTGAGCAGTAGCGTATAACTGAAGAATCATGACACTACACAGCATCAAATTGGATCTAACTCAAGGATTCTCAGTACGAAAAAACTTTGCTATAAGGGGTTTTGCTATGTGCTTACCTTCAATCTGGAGATATGGCTTTCTAGCTGTTTgcattttctcttttctttctgaTACTTGGCTCTCAAATCTTCTAAACCTCCCGACTTTTTGAAGATTTCATCATCTTTAAACATATCAGAATGGCCATTAGATGGTAAAAACCCATTTCTAACTCTTGATTGCGTAGTATCTGCTAAATGAATCACTTCAGATGACTCTTCCGCATTGTTGCTAGGCTTTCTCGACTTTGCAACAAGAACCCACATATTTGCAAGCTCAGTTTCTAAATCTTCCTCGTGACGTTTCGCGTCATCTAGCCTCCTCCTTAGATCATCTTCTACTTTATCTCTTTCAGATAGGACTGTTTTAAGTGCAGCTTCCATTTGGCATCTTGCATCAAGTTCTTTCTCCAACTCCTCAAAAATAATTTCATCCTCTCGCCTTCTAGGGTAGGAATCAGGTCGACCTCCGTTCACAGTATTTTGCTTGAAACTATTTGATGCAGGACTCTGACAACAAGTTGATCGACATCGGAGCTCTCGTGCAGCAGCCAGCTCACCAGCCACCTTTGCATTTTCATAAGAAAGCTTGGTTACTTCCTCAGCCAAGTTTCTGAGTTCAACTGCTGCTGCCGCAGCCAACTCTTTTGCATATGACGTTTCCTCTACCAATTTCCTATTCTGAACTTCAAGCCCGTCCTTTTCTTCAGCCAATCGCAAACGATCTTGCTTTAGGTCCTCAATCTCTGCAGCCTGTTATAAAAGCTACAAATTAGCAAACTCAACCAGTTGAGCTAGCCTCAAGGGACCACATAGCTAACCAATGAATCAAGACAGAATATTGAGTTTTcctatttgaaaaaaataaaaaaaaaattgaatgaagAGATCTGGAATGACCTGAACATAGACTTGGGAATTACAAAATGTACTATTATTGCAGTCTTTGTCTTCAAGGGATAATACTCTATTCAAGCTCATGACACTAGTTGGTGTATTTTCATCAGCATAAGCTTCTCCACATGAAGCAATTCTACTTTCCCCGTGCTCGTGCTCCGTTTCACCAGTGTCAGCAATGATTCGCAAACCACTTGTACTCTTATCTGATAAAGAATTGAGCTGTTGCCTTAGCAAAAGAATAGTCTCTTGCATCTCAGCATTCTCTGATATCTAATAACAGTAACAAGACATGATAAACAATCAGCAACTCaagaacagaaaaaaaaaaaaaaaaaaaggacctTGCATGCAGATCCATGCCTTACCTTCAACTGTAGTTGCTCCTGTAGTATCCTATTATCTGCAGACTTGATCTTGAATGATCAACCAAAGAGAAAGACTTGACTTAGTAAGCTATTTTTGACAGTTCTTACATTTTATTGATTATTATCAcagccataaaataaaacatgaaaacaAACCTCCAACTCAAATGTCTTTTCATTTAGCTGTGTAGTAAGCTTGGACAGAGTCTACACAAGAGAAACAAAATGATCAGGAAAAACAAAAATAGTACTAATTttcaaagaagaaaaaatggaaaACCAGTTTTGATTGATTCATAACGCTCAGCCACCATATAAATAAGAGTCAACATGCGAATACAAACactatatacaaaaaaaaaaaacactaatatATGGCACTAAATTAAAAGTAAACTCTTATTCAGCAAAATAAGGTGCAATTGTTCAAGTGAATTTCCTGTAGAAATTACCTGAGACAATTCAATGCTGTTTGTATGTGGAATCATCTCAAACGATCCAATCATTCGCTGCTCCAAAATTCGTATTTGAAGCTTCTTTTCACTGATTTCATCCTTCAACTTCTGCATTTTTTCCTAATGGCCAAGACAACCATCAAATAATTATGGGAAAAAATCAGATTGACACTCGAAATCAACATGTCAAACAGCAGCTCACCCTAATTTGTGAATCTTCAGGATTGATAGCTGCTTGATCTGACAGTCTTTTCAGAGAGCTTGTAGACAAAGCCACCTCTCCGGCTAACATTTTCACTTGTTCACGTAAAAGGTCCATTTGATCCGTAATAGTGGTACCACTCTACAATGTCATTATTATCAATTATGGTGATAACTAATCTTTCACATCAACTTCTGTAAATTAATAAATCACCATGAAATACAACTCTTTAAAACAGATACCAATGTACTAGTAAAAGCAGCATCTTCAAAAAAGAggaaacacacacacacatatgtaTAAGCATGGAATGATATTATTTAGATGAAATAAGAGTACAAAAGTTATAACAGATAATaagttattattttaaattgtcATAAAGACCACCATATAtatttccagggttgccaccttCCACAACTTCTTCTTTTGACCCATTCTACCATGAAGCCAGCCACAAAGACCACCATATTGTAATCACTCTTATTTTTAAGGAACAAAATGATATAATATCCAAATAGAACTAAAGAAACCAAAGTTATCTTGTGATGCACTAGAAATAACAACGATTGTATAATAGCCTTAAAATATATAATCCAAGACGATAAATCAACTCTGGCTTCCGCCATATGAACAGGAATAAAGCTCCTACACCACATAACaatctataaaaaaaatcttttatGTACTTGTATCATTCCCTATTAACCAGTGGATTTAAGTTCTTGCTTGTATTCCTGAAAGAGATTATCCAAAGCACCAAAAGATAGCATACAGAATTTATCTTACCGGAGGTAGGCAACGACCACCAACTGCTGCACTAAACAAGTCACCTGCCTGTGTTTTTCCCAGCAACGAGTCAACAATGGTAGGATCATCTCCCTTATTACTGACTGATTTTCTTTTTCCATCCTTCATTTCATTAAACATTACTCGCTGTGAAGATTTAGAACAAGATGCAGGTGACCCACTTGCCGAGCTCTCACTATCAGCTGTGGATGATAATCCAGCCATATTTTCGGGTTTCTATACATAATATTTGAGCTGTGTTAGTTGAGATTAATCAGGGTGGAtataattgtttttaaaaaaattaatctaatTGCTAATGCATGATATGGCATCCAGTAACTAGCAAGTTCAAACCATTAAAATAAGCACATGAAATATTATCTATTGTAGTGTTAAAACAAAATATATCATGGAGTAAAAGTAGGTACTTTTAGTTTAAACCAGCTAAGCATTCCGCGCTTTCTATTCCTTCTGTAATCTTTGACCAACTCATCTAGACTAGTCACCTCATCTCTCACTTCCAATGGAATCTCAGACACATAGCTTCCAGCATCATCATCAACTACATACTCCCGTTTTTTATCTGGTAAATATGCCAGCTGCATTGTGAAAGGGTCAACTGTTCTGTCTCTAGATGAAATTGTTTGCTGCTAATTTAAGATATTGCAAACTCATAAGCAAGGTTCTTAACTGCCGGATATGCTATATCACATACCTCATCTTCCCCAAATGAATGCCTACGTCTATGACCAGGCCGCTCAGAAATACTTTTTGGGATTACATTCTTAGTTGAAACCAATATCAGTTTAGTCAGTCGCTGAATTCTTCCCATCAAAGCTGCTTTGGCTTCTTCCTCCTCTTCCAGTCTTGATTTTAGTTTAACCTGACCAGCTTCCAGCTTTTCCATCATAAAAGATACTAATTAGGGGAGAAAAAAAGCCCAGAAAGCATACAATATATTTGTACAAGGGGGAAAAAATAACATTGTAGCACTAGAAAAACTCAATTCACTGATTATAGTATCAAGACACCTTACAACTTGCACTATCTTGAATATTTCTGCTAATAACTTTATAGGACAGTAACTAGAAATTATTAGTTGTCATAGTAGGTCCCACAAACCTGAAGCTTCAAAGTAACCAGATCTTCTTGAGCAGATCCAGCAACATTTGGATTCTCCATCATGCCACGTCTTAGTTGCTGAAGCTCCTCCTTTAAGCTGGAAATTTCTCTTTGATACTTTTTAATGAGAGACTTCTCATCAATAATCTAAAGAGGAAACATAAAAGGAAGAGAAAAATGAGTTAGCAGCCATAGAGAAAATTGCCAAAACAACTTACCAATGACACAAAAAATCTGAGATTCACCTTATTTTGAGAAGCCTTTATTTCTACATGTTTGCTACGATGTGCAAACTTCAATGTGTTGTGCGTCTCCTCACTATTGCTAGAGGCGGGAGTCACAGTGCAAATAAGCTACAATGACCACAAGACAATCTCCCAAATAAGCAATACAATTAACTAGCCAGAAATATAAGACAGTTGCTAAGGAAGCCAGTACAATGATGACCAAGAAGACAAGACAGTATGAAAAAATGGCAATGAACTTACAGAAATCCGTCCATGCCCACTAAGGGAAGACTGCAATAGACGGGTGAGTTTTGAATCTCGATATGGAATATGGGTTGCTTTACCATCCGTTAGTTTGGAGATCACCTACAACAAGAGAATCAATGACAATGACCCACAGAAGTACAGCTAAAATCCCATAAACTCCCCCCACCCCCACAAATTAACCTCTACTTGTTCAAAAATCCATCTATTCCTTTCCAACCATATGGCATAACATATCACAATTACTGCTACCTAAATCTACCCAGAGGATTAACTTCAGAATTGAGCAAACAATCCGGCATATCTTAATAATGAACGTGAAAGCTAATTTTGAAGAAATATCAAGTTAAGTTATCAATCTACAGAGAGATATTGATCTTACAGTTCCAAGGGTAAGTAAACTTTTGTTGATGTATGAACCCTCCTTTCTCCGCAATCCAGTTGTTTCGGTTTTAGAACTTTCAGAACCTGCAAGATCAATTAAGTGCTGCAAGGACAATCCAAATTAGAATAGAACTGAGCAACACATTAAAATTTTCAGAAACtttaaaaatatatgtaaataacAATATAACAGAAACAGAAagaaacaataacaataatagtaataatattgtTATTGCTGCTGCTGTTATTACTATATTATGTTTTAAAGTAGAAAGACGAAAGAAATTACCAATTGGGACAAGGTCACATCTT from the Humulus lupulus chromosome X, drHumLupu1.1, whole genome shotgun sequence genome contains:
- the LOC133807399 gene encoding kinesin-like protein KIN-7C, mitochondrial isoform X1 — its product is MFGASGSSSRSQRPSSSSSTTSTFRFSRKSPAPASKPAGRPTTPSATTSSSSSKPPPPPPQSRLSVSPTTSASPTAPIQAIDRPEVSKAKENVTVTVRFRPLSAREINKGDEIAWYADGDNAVRNEYNPSITYGFDKVFGPATTTRHVYDIAAQQVVCGAMEGINGTVFAYGVTSSGKTHTMHGEQKSPGVIPLAVKDVFGIIQETPGREFLLRVSYLEIYNEVINDLLDPLGQNLRIREDAQGTYVEGIKEEVVLSPAHALSLIATGEEHRHVGSNNFNLLSSRSHTIFTLTVESSPRGENHNEEDVTLSQLHLIDLAGSESSKTETTGLRRKEGSYINKSLLTLGTVISKLTDGKATHIPYRDSKLTRLLQSSLSGHGRISLICTVTPASSNSEETHNTLKFAHRSKHVEIKASQNKIIDEKSLIKKYQREISSLKEELQQLRRGMMENPNVAGSAQEDLVTLKLQLEAGQVKLKSRLEEEEEAKAALMGRIQRLTKLILVSTKNVIPKSISERPGHRRRHSFGEDELAYLPDKKREYVVDDDAGSYVSEIPLEVRDEVTSLDELVKDYRRNRKRGMLSWFKLKKPENMAGLSSTADSESSASGSPASCSKSSQRVMFNEMKDGKRKSVSNKGDDPTIVDSLLGKTQAGDLFSAAVGGRCLPPSGTTITDQMDLLREQVKMLAGEVALSTSSLKRLSDQAAINPEDSQIREKMQKLKDEISEKKLQIRILEQRMIGSFEMIPHTNSIELSQTLSKLTTQLNEKTFELEIKSADNRILQEQLQLKISENAEMQETILLLRQQLNSLSDKSTSGLRIIADTGETEHEHGESRIASCGEAYADENTPTSVMSLNRVLSLEDKDCNNSTFCNSQVYVQAAEIEDLKQDRLRLAEEKDGLEVQNRKLVEETSYAKELAAAAAVELRNLAEEVTKLSYENAKVAGELAAARELRCRSTCCQSPASNSFKQNTVNGGRPDSYPRRREDEIIFEELEKELDARCQMEAALKTVLSERDKVEDDLRRRLDDAKRHEEDLETELANMWVLVAKSRKPSNNAEESSEVIHLADTTQSRVRNGFLPSNGHSDMFKDDEIFKKSGGLEDLRAKYQKEKRKCKQLESHISRLKGEDIAGLDVTTLEELQNFHVEAITKICRAKCLNSVL
- the LOC133807399 gene encoding kinesin-like protein KIN-7C, mitochondrial isoform X2, with the translated sequence MFGASGSSSRSQRPSSSSSTTSTFRFSRKSPAPASKPAGRPTTPSATTSSSSSKPPPPPPQSRLSVSPTTSASPTAPIQAIDRPEVSKAKENVTVTVRFRPLSAREINKGDEIAWYADGDNAVRNEYNPSITYGFDKVFGPATTTRHVYDIAAQQVVCGAMEGINGTVFAYGVTSSGKTHTMHGEQKSPGVIPLAVKDVFGIIQETPGREFLLRVSYLEIYNEVINDLLDPLGQNLRIREDAQGTYVEGIKEEVVLSPAHALSLIATGEEHRHVGSNNFNLLSSRSHTIFTLTVESSPRGENHNEEDVTLSQLHLIDLAGSESSKTETTGLRRKEGSYINKSLLTLGTVISKLTDGKATHIPYRDSKLTRLLQSSLSGHGRISLICTVTPASSNSEETHNTLKFAHRSKHVEIKASQNKIIDEKSLIKKYQREISSLKEELQQLRRGMMENPNVAGSAQEDLVTLKLQLEAGQVKLKSRLEEEEEAKAALMGRIQRLTKLILVSTKNVIPKSISERPGHRRRHSFGEDELAYLPDKKREYVVDDDAGSYVSEIPLEVRDEVTSLDELVKDYRRNRKRGMLSWFKLKKPENMAGLSSTADSESSASGSPASCSKSSQRVMFNEMKDGKRKSVSNKGDDPTIVDSLLGKTQAGDLFSAAVGGRCLPPSGTTITDQMDLLREQVKMLAGEVALSTSSLKRLSDQAAINPEDSQIREKMQKLKDEISEKKLQIRILEQRMIGSFEMIPHTNSIELSQTLSKLTTQLNEKTFELEIKSADNRILQEQLQLKISENAEMQETILLLRQQLNSLSDKSTSGLRIIADTGETEHEHGESRIASCGEAYADENTPTSVMSLNRVLSLEDKDCNNSTFCNSQVYVQAAEIEDLKQDRLRLAEEKDGLEVQNRKLVEETSYAKELAAAAAVELRNLAEEVTKLSYENAKVAGELAAARELRCRSTCCQSPASNSFKQNTVNGGRPDSYPRRREDEIIFEELEKELDARCQMEAALKTVLSERDKVEDDLRRRLDDAKRHEEDLETELANMWVLVAKSRKPSNNAEESSEVIHLADTTQSRVRNGFLPSNGHSDMFKDDEIFKKSGGLEDLRAKYQKEKRKCKQLESHISRLKMKTCKVHAWSC